The following are from one region of the Myxocyprinus asiaticus isolate MX2 ecotype Aquarium Trade chromosome 2, UBuf_Myxa_2, whole genome shotgun sequence genome:
- the gnrhr2 gene encoding LOW QUALITY PROTEIN: gonadotropin releasing hormone receptor 2 (The sequence of the model RefSeq protein was modified relative to this genomic sequence to represent the inferred CDS: deleted 1 base in 1 codon) produces MESGLLNSTCNIRSDASNLNMSSAEDLPRLPRFTTAAQMRVTLTLILCALSTCCNLAVLYSVNHNHRKHRSHIRLIITNLAVADLLVTFIVMPLDAVWNITVQWLAGDLACRTLMFLKLVAMYSCAFLTVVISLDRQSAILHPLSINKARRRNKVILSVAWTMSVVLSIPQVFLFHVVVIDFPEQFIQCTTFGSFSSRWQETLYNMLTFTFLFLLPLFFMISCYTRILFEISKKITEDKLLSNQIQLRRSKNNIPKARMRTLKMSVVIVLSFMVCWTPYYMLGLWYWFCPASLEETVSHNLSHMLFIFGLLNACLDPIIYGLFTIPLCRGTRHRRHDNNMVTFEQENTINSLMTSFRCSASSLTVKRLAVQHTSREKLELDGEQIYRIRDDGEEIKNGVAFSSHSSCID; encoded by the exons ATGGAGTCGGGCCTG CTGAACTCTACCTGTAACATTAGGTCTGATGCCAGTAATCTG AACATGAGCAGCGCAGAGGATCTTCCTCGCCTTCCGCGCTTCACCACTGCCGCTCAGATGCGCGTGACTCTCACCCTCATCCTATGCGCGCTGTCCACCTGCTGCAACCTTGCCGTGCTTTACTCTGTCAACCATAACCACCGAAAACACAGATCACACATCCGACTGATCATCACTAATCTGGCGGTAGCGGATTTACTGGTGACGTTCATCGTCATGCCGCTGGATGCGGTGTGGAATATAACGGTGCAGTGGCTCGCGGGAGATCTCGCGTGCCGGACACTGATGTTCCTCAAACTCGTGGCCATGTACTCGTGCGCTTTCCTGACCGTGGTGATCAGTCTGGACCGACAGTCTGCCATTCTGCACCCTCTCTCCATCAATAAAGCGAGGAGGAGAAATAAAGTTATATTGAGTGTAGCATGGACCATGAGTGTTGTGTTATCAATCCCACAG GTGTTTCTTTTCCACGTTGTGGTGATCGATTTCCCTGAGCAGTTTATCCAGTGTACGACCTTCGGCAGCTTTAGCTCACGCTGGCAGGAGACACTTTACAACATGCTTACCTTCACCTTCCTCTTTCTTTTACCTCTCTTCTTCATGATCTCCTGCTACACCAGGATACTGTTTGAGATCTCCAAAAAAATAACAGAAGATAAAT TGCTGTCCAATCAAATCCAGCTGCGTAGGTCTAAGAACAACATCCCTAAGGCACGCATGCGAACACTGAAGATGAGTGTGGTCATTGTCCTGTCATTCATGGTGTGTTGGACACCCTACTACATGCTTGGCTTGTGGTACTGGTTCTGTCCTGCTAGCCTGGAGGAAACGGTGTCTCACAACctctcacacatgctttttatCTTTGGTCTGTTAAATGCTTGTTTGGACCCCATCATCTATGGACTCTTTACCATTCCACTGTGCAGAGGCACAAGGCACCGACGGCATGACAATAACATGGTAACCTTTGAGCAGGAGAACACTATTAACTCTTTGATGACGTCCTTTAGATGCTCTGCCTCCTCTCTCACCGTAAAAAGACTGGCAGTTCAGCACACTTCTAGGGAAAAGCTAGAATTAGACGGAGAGCAAATATACAGGATTAGAGATGATGGGGAGGAAATAAAAAATGGTGTGGCCTTTTCAAGTCACTCCTCCTGTATAGACTAA
- the LOC127449852 gene encoding WD repeat-containing protein 93-like: protein MLLAVLCLSCVGFPHSLDGALGKPPFHQQQVGSHMETITEWLYVRKGLEIPEPSDCSSSEDDDKTFFTDPYQPENQLPESVRMNNKMLNNLVDREVISEQDRIRRDAHTTRKVPVLNPSKEIKFPGRTNCIACSDDGVYLFLGHTHGLSVITTSTLTCLSTWKDERVELTSISCASLGNCTHLLCTVDDMGIARLFVHHVENIYLIKVINETDDINQRHICAKFEVSGGGDFGAAVMTSSGSVWLDVYHFPQDVWLKELETKQATHSPEATDAKLSAVVLLMKIKPLEIPAGTSLKSPFEVLQKTEEGILIGSGQNHLISSHQWENQDVAFRKMFVKYLSSSPKRSPKMIMEGPSSCTFHFLLREGFCSLPRSAKATRDIPIAVCLWWSGTHNLLQYPLLKTHKEKPDSEPRPDMLWPNSQEILCSAVSASTRFIVLGLVGQLVTIWDRKFGCPFGNIVIPGDSAICGLKLILQSPKQLPVTPQGPFVPRLQVMLICRSGACYSVTVARGGDTHTAALIERPADPGSFTTVAEPVPFLKCLTLLMQRNGQLSLLEMEDGAPVCSLNLPQTHALGSLWEPVYALEPVQQNLYIRGDRKTLSAGVTDSGTDESSLFIFSFSECSVADPYQVTRSAATESDTRATFSNLEEACNLYIQERADSLEERNRNVVFRWDQLQKHVIK, encoded by the exons ATGTTGTTGGCAGTTTTGTGTCTGTCCTGTGTGGGGTTTCCACACTCTTTGGATGGTGCTCTGGGAAAACCTCCATTCCATCAGCAGCAGGTGGGAAGTCATATGGA AACGATCACAGAATGGCTGTATGTCAGAAAAGGTCTGGAGATCCCAGAGCCATCAGACTGCAGCAGCAGTGAAGATGATGAcaagacctttttcacagatcCGTACCAGCCCGAGAATCAGCTACCTGAGTCAGTCAGAATGAACAACAAGATGTTAAACAATCTTGTTGACCGGGAAGTTATATCAGAACAGGACAGGATCAGAAGGGATGCGCACACAACTAGAAAAGTGCCTGTGCTAAATCCTTCCAAAGAAATCAAG TTTCCAGGCAGAACTAACTGTATTGCATGCTCTGATGATGGAGTTTACCTGTTTCTGGGTCACACTCATGGTCTGTCAGTCATCACTACATCCACTCTCACTTGTCTGAGCACATGGAAGGATGAAAGAGTGGAGCTTACCAGCATCTCTTGTGCCTCTCTGGGAAACTGCACACACCTCCTATGCACTGTGGATGACATGG GCATTGCACGGCTTTTTGTTCATCATGTggagaatatttatttaataaaagtcatCAATGAAACT GATGATATAAACCAAAGACAcatctgtgcaaaatttgaagtGTCTGGAGGTGGAGACTTTGGAGCTGCGGTTATGACCT CCAGTGGATCTGTTTGGCTGGATGTCTATCACTTCCCACAAGATGTGTGGCTAAAAGAGCTGGAAACCAAACAG GCTACACATAGCCCAGAGGCAACAGATGCCAAACTGTCTGCAGTAGTCCTACTTATGAAGATCAAACCTTTAGAAATCCCTGCAG GAACCTCTCTGAAAAGTCCATTTGAAGTCCTGCAGAAGACAGAGGAAGGCATTTTAATTGGCTCAGGCCAAAATCATCTCATTAGCAGTCATCAATGGGAAAACCAGGATGTGGCATTTAGGAAAATGTTTGTAAAGTATCTCAGCTCAAGCCCAAAGAGATCACCAAAGATGATAATGGAAGGTCCCAG CAGCTGTACATTTCACTTCTTACTGCGTGAAGGATTTTGCTCACTGCCCAGGAGTGCAAAGGCAACTAGAG ATATTCCCATTGCCGTGTGCCTGTGGTGGAGTGGCACTCATAATCTTTTACAGTATCCTCTGTTGAAGACTCACAAGGAGAAACCCG ACAGTGAGCCCAGGCCAGACATGTTGTGGCCAAATTCTCAGGAAATCCTCTGCTCTGCTGTCAGTGCCAGCACACGGTTCATTGTACTAGGGCTTGTCGGTCAGCTGGTTACCATATGGGACCGAAAGTTCG GGTGCCCATTTGGCAATATTGTAATTCCAGGAGACAGTGCCATATGTGGGCTAAAGCTCATTTTGCAGAGTCCTAAGCAGCTACCAGTCACTCCTCAGGGTCCCTTTGTACCTAGACTACAGGTTATGCTCATCTGCAGAAGTGGGGCATGCTACAGTGTGACAGTTGCACGAGGAGGAGACACACACACTGCTGCACTTATTGAAAG ACCTGCAGACCCAGGCAGTTTTACCACTGTTGCTGAACCTGTGCCCTTCCTAAAGTGCCTG ACTTTGTTGATGCAGAGAAATGGACAATTATCTCTTTTGGAAATGGAGGATGGAGCCCCAGTGTGCAGCTTAAACCTGCCTCAAACTCATGCGCTGGGCTCACTCTGGGAACCTGTGTATGCGCTGGAGCCAGTCcaacaaaatctgtatattagAG GTGACAGGAAAACACTTTCGGCAGGTGTAACAGATAGTGGAACGGATGAGAGCTCTCTTTTCATATTTAGCTTTTCTGAATGTTCTGTGGCGGATCCGTACCAGGTCACAAGGTCAGCTGCAACTGAGAGCGATACAAGAGCCACATTCTCAAATTTGGAGGAGGCCTGCAACCTTTACATTCAGGAAAG AGCTGACTCTCTGGAAGAGAGGAACAGAAATGTGGTTTTCCGATGGGATCAACTTCAGAAGCATGTTATTAAATGA